One window of Sporocytophaga myxococcoides genomic DNA carries:
- a CDS encoding helix-turn-helix domain-containing protein, whose amino-acid sequence MTDEKLLKKLGERINQLRQEQEMPFQDLVHKTGIDKGNLVKLTSTGSNITLTTFLKISRGLNTPIADFFDFEYGIKNMG is encoded by the coding sequence ATGACAGACGAAAAATTGCTAAAGAAACTTGGTGAACGAATAAATCAATTAAGGCAGGAACAAGAAATGCCTTTTCAGGATCTGGTCCATAAAACAGGAATAGACAAAGGTAACCTTGTAAAGCTCACATCAACCGGATCCAATATAACACTTACTACATTTTTAAAAATATCCAGAGGTTTAAATACACCTATTGCTGATTTTTTTGACTTTGAATATGGAATAAAAAATATGGGTTGA